In one Aromatoleum aromaticum EbN1 genomic region, the following are encoded:
- a CDS encoding virulence RhuM family protein produces MSELILYTTEDGRSQIKLRADQQTVWLTQLEMAELFDATKQNISLHLKNVFQDRELNEVSVVKESLTTAADGKRYRTQLYNLDAILAVGYRVRSPRGVQFRRWASTVLKAYLLKGFALDDERLKNPDGRPDYFDEMLARIRDIRASEKRFYQKVRDLFALSSDYDKTDKATQTFFASVQNLLLYAVTQKTAAELITARANRDDVNFGLLHWQGARVRKQDILIAKNYLSEDEIDTLNRLVVIFLETAELRTKRREEIRMSFWRQNVEQIIGSNGFPVLTRAGSVSHEQMERTTNALYLDYDQRRKKQEAWQADAQDDAELKALENTVKKRPGKPHSI; encoded by the coding sequence ATGAGCGAGCTGATCCTCTACACCACCGAAGACGGGCGCAGCCAGATCAAGCTGCGGGCCGACCAACAGACGGTTTGGCTGACGCAGCTGGAGATGGCCGAGTTGTTCGACGCCACCAAGCAGAACATCTCGCTGCATCTGAAAAACGTCTTTCAGGACCGGGAGCTGAACGAGGTTTCAGTTGTCAAGGAATCCTTGACAACTGCCGCCGATGGCAAGCGCTACCGGACGCAGCTCTACAACCTGGACGCCATCCTGGCCGTGGGCTACCGGGTGCGCTCGCCGCGCGGCGTGCAGTTCCGCCGCTGGGCGTCCACGGTGCTCAAGGCGTATCTGCTCAAGGGCTTTGCGCTGGACGACGAGCGCCTGAAGAACCCGGACGGCCGCCCGGACTACTTTGACGAGATGCTGGCGCGCATCCGGGACATTCGTGCCTCGGAGAAGCGCTTCTACCAAAAAGTGCGGGACCTGTTTGCCCTCTCCAGCGACTACGACAAGACCGACAAGGCTACGCAGACCTTTTTTGCCTCAGTGCAAAACCTGCTGCTCTATGCGGTAACGCAAAAAACGGCGGCGGAGCTCATCACCGCCCGCGCCAATCGTGACGACGTAAACTTTGGTCTCCTGCATTGGCAGGGGGCCAGAGTGCGCAAGCAGGACATTCTGATCGCCAAGAACTACTTGAGCGAAGACGAGATCGACACCTTGAACCGTCTGGTGGTGATCTTTCTGGAGACAGCAGAACTGCGCACCAAGCGCCGCGAGGAAATCCGCATGAGCTTCTGGCGCCAGAACGTGGAGCAGATCATCGGCAGCAACGGCTTTCCCGTGCTCACGCGCGCGGGCTCGGTCAGCCACGAGCAGATGGAGCGCACCACCAACGCGCTTTATCTGGACTACGACCAGCGCCGCAAGAAGCAGGAAGCCTGGCAAGCCGAC
- a CDS encoding AAA family ATPase — MAPMSFPSLPELAQQLRTELAQKKFVLLYAYNGTGKTRLSVAFKDLGKKRVLLGSLLTEASEPIETEDGDTIELEDIQGDTLYFNAFTEDLFHWDNDLKNDRERVLKINKDSRFFAGLGELEMDNRIRPLLNRYADFDFRIDTTEWEVSFSREVEIEGAKTVAEDIKVSRGEENIFIWCFFLAIVELAMDPEIEAYRWVKYVYIDDPISSLDEHNAIGVANHLAQLLLNAKNPPKTVVSSHHTLFFNVLGNEFGRKANRHFLSKGAGESYLLRDTGNTPFFHHVASLRELCDAAESGELRTHHFNMLRAIMEKTASFHGYGSFYDCIRPDEADGPDKTMYARVVNIMSHGNYSLYEPVPMMEENQALFRKLLSDFRKHFQFNPILFDDPSNEAPAA; from the coding sequence ATGGCGCCCATGAGCTTCCCCAGTCTGCCCGAACTCGCGCAGCAGCTCCGAACGGAGTTGGCGCAAAAGAAGTTCGTCCTGCTCTACGCCTACAACGGCACCGGCAAGACACGGCTATCGGTGGCGTTCAAGGACTTGGGCAAGAAGCGAGTTCTGCTGGGTTCGCTGCTAACGGAAGCGAGCGAGCCTATCGAGACAGAAGATGGGGACACGATAGAGCTTGAAGACATTCAGGGCGACACGCTCTACTTCAACGCATTCACCGAGGACCTGTTCCACTGGGACAACGATCTGAAGAACGACCGCGAGCGGGTGCTGAAGATCAACAAGGACTCGCGTTTTTTCGCGGGTCTGGGTGAGCTGGAAATGGATAACCGCATCCGCCCGCTGTTGAATCGCTACGCCGATTTCGATTTCCGCATCGACACGACCGAGTGGGAGGTGAGCTTCTCACGCGAAGTGGAGATCGAAGGTGCGAAGACGGTCGCAGAAGACATCAAGGTTTCGCGGGGCGAGGAGAACATCTTCATCTGGTGTTTCTTCCTCGCCATCGTGGAACTGGCGATGGACCCGGAGATTGAGGCCTACCGGTGGGTGAAGTACGTCTACATCGACGACCCGATTTCGTCGCTAGACGAGCACAACGCGATTGGGGTGGCCAACCATCTGGCGCAGCTGCTGCTGAACGCGAAGAACCCGCCCAAGACGGTCGTCTCGTCGCACCACACGCTGTTCTTCAATGTGCTGGGCAATGAGTTCGGCAGGAAGGCGAACCGGCACTTCCTGAGCAAAGGGGCCGGTGAGAGCTATCTGCTGCGCGACACTGGCAACACGCCGTTCTTTCACCATGTCGCCTCGCTGCGCGAGCTGTGCGATGCGGCTGAATCGGGTGAGTTGCGCACCCACCACTTCAACATGTTGCGCGCCATCATGGAGAAGACAGCGAGCTTCCACGGCTACGGCAGTTTTTATGACTGCATTCGGCCCGACGAGGCGGATGGTCCGGACAAGACGATGTATGCGCGAGTGGTCAACATCATGAGCCACGGCAACTATTCGCTCTACGAACCGGTGCCCATGATGGAAGAGAACCAAGCCCTCTTCAGGAAGTTGCTGAGTGACTTCCGCAAACACTTTCAGTTCAATCCGATTCTATTTGACGATCCGAGCAATGAGGCACCAGCAGCATGA
- a CDS encoding restriction endonuclease subunit S → MAKKGKTTAVPKLRFPEFRTRASWEYTVLGDASTPVTERVGDRKLTPVSISAGIGFVPQAEKFGRDISGNQYSLYTLVRDGDFVYNKGNSLKFPQGCVYQLRGLGEVAAPNVFISFRLKQGFVAEYFQYCFEKNIHGAQLKKHITSGARSNGLLNVSKDQFYGISIPTPLPDEQQKIADCLTSLDEVIAAQGRKVEAVKTYKRGLMQQLFPREGETLPRLRFPEFRDSPKWEPTTLDGLVDLQSGGTPSKINLAFWNGSIPWVSAKDMKRLFLDDAEDHISAAAVDDGAKLVPAGTVLMLTRGMTLLKNVPICVLRREMSFNQDVKALLPKGETTGLFVALLLLGNKQRLLRMVDIAGHGTGKLNTDELKALKLAAPKPAEQQRIADFLSSLDAQIAAEADKLAALKIHKDGLMQQLFPSPVEA, encoded by the coding sequence GTGGCGAAGAAGGGTAAGACAACGGCGGTGCCGAAACTGCGGTTTCCGGAGTTCAGAACTAGAGCAAGCTGGGAGTACACCGTACTCGGTGATGCATCAACTCCGGTCACAGAGCGAGTTGGAGATCGAAAGCTAACGCCCGTGAGTATTTCTGCAGGCATTGGCTTTGTCCCTCAGGCAGAGAAATTTGGGCGGGACATCTCCGGGAATCAGTATTCTCTTTATACGTTGGTTCGCGATGGGGACTTCGTTTACAACAAAGGAAATTCTCTGAAATTTCCTCAGGGATGCGTCTATCAACTCCGTGGATTGGGTGAAGTCGCAGCCCCTAATGTGTTCATCAGCTTTCGACTCAAGCAAGGTTTTGTGGCCGAGTACTTCCAGTACTGCTTTGAGAAGAACATCCACGGCGCTCAGCTCAAGAAGCACATTACCAGCGGCGCTCGTAGCAACGGCCTGCTGAACGTCAGCAAAGATCAGTTTTACGGCATCAGCATTCCCACTCCGCTACCAGACGAGCAGCAGAAGATCGCCGACTGCCTGACTTCGCTGGACGAGGTGATTGCCGCTCAGGGGCGGAAAGTCGAGGCCGTGAAGACTTACAAGCGCGGCCTGATGCAGCAGCTCTTCCCCCGCGAAGGCGAAACCCTCCCCCGCCTCCGCTTCCCCGAGTTCCGCGATTCGCCGAAGTGGGAACCAACGACTTTGGATGGTCTGGTAGACCTCCAGTCTGGCGGCACTCCCTCGAAGATCAATCTTGCCTTCTGGAATGGTTCGATTCCGTGGGTCTCCGCTAAAGATATGAAGCGGCTTTTCTTGGATGACGCGGAGGATCACATCTCGGCCGCTGCTGTCGATGACGGAGCCAAACTGGTTCCTGCTGGTACGGTGCTCATGCTGACGAGAGGCATGACTTTGCTTAAAAACGTGCCCATCTGCGTATTGCGCCGCGAGATGAGCTTCAATCAAGACGTAAAAGCTCTGCTGCCAAAGGGTGAAACGACAGGCTTGTTCGTGGCGCTCCTGCTGCTTGGAAATAAGCAACGCTTGTTGAGGATGGTCGACATTGCGGGCCACGGAACCGGCAAGCTGAATACTGACGAACTGAAAGCTCTTAAGCTAGCGGCACCGAAACCAGCCGAACAGCAGCGGATCGCCGACTTTCTTTCCTCCCTGGATGCCCAGATCGCAGCCGAGGCGGACAAGCTCGCCGCGCTGAAGATCCACAAGGATGGCCTGATGCAGCAACTATTCCCGTCGCCGGTTGAGGCATAG